The following nucleotide sequence is from Streptomyces sp. NBC_00239.
CACGGCCGCACCGCCGCGCAGGTCGTGCTGCGCTGGCACCTGCAGCTGGGCACCATCGCGATCCCGAAGTCGGTGACCCCGTCCCGGATCCGCGAAAACCTCGACGTGTTCGGCTTCGAGCTGGACGCCGCGGACCTGGCCGCGCTCGACGCCCTGGACGCCGGCAAGCGCATCGGGCCGGACCCGGACGACTTCGACTGGAATTGAAGGGCGTGGGCGCGCCGGAAGGCGGCCCGGCTCGCCCGGGGCACCGGCCTGACCCGGCTCCGGCGCCGCTGAGCCCGGGCGTCTACCTGCTGCGCAACGTGGCGAGCGGCCTGGTGCTGGAGGTGCCGGGCGGCTCGAAGGGCAGCGGCGCCAAGGTGCGGCAGGGCCCGGCGGCGGCCGGTGCGGCCGCCCAGCAGTGGCAGCTCGCCCCGGTGCATTCCGGCGGCGGGCTGTACCACCTGGTGAACGTGCACAGCGGCAAGCGGCTCGACGTCACGGGCGCGTCGACGGAGAACGGCGCCACCGTCCAGCAGTGGAAGGCGAACAACTACGGCGCGCAGGAGTGGATCGTCGAGCGGCTGCTCGGCGATCCGACCCGCAACGACGTGGTGGTGCTGGTGAGTTGGGTGAGCGGCCTGCTGCTGGAGGTGGCCGACGGCAGCCTCGCCGAGGGCGCCGGCATCCGGCAGTGGGAGGACACCGACTCGCCGTCCCAGTGGTGGCGGCTGGAGCCGGTCACACCCGCTCCCGGCGCCGGCCCGGATCCCGGTGCCGGTCAGCGTCCCGGTGGTGGCTCGGGCTGATGCCCCGGACCCGCTTGAAGGCCGAACTCAGCGCGAACGAACCGCTGTAGCCGACCTTGCGGGCCACCGCCTCCACCGTGTCGTCCGTGTCCCGCAGCAGGTCCGCGGCCAAGGAGAGCCGCCAGCCGGTCAGGTAGGCCATCGGCGGCTCTCCCACCAGCTCGGTGAACCGGCGCGCGAACGCCGCCCGGGACAGCCCGACGGCGGCGGCCAGCGAGGCCACCGTCCACGGCCGGGCCGGCTCGTCCTGGAGCAGCCGCAGCGCACCGCCGATCACCGGGTCGGCCAACGCCCGGTACCAGCCCGGGGGTTCGCCCTCCGGACGGGAGAACCAGGTCCGCAGCACGTCGATCAGCATCAGGTCGAGGAGCCGGTCGAGCACGATCTCCTGGCCCGGCCGCTCCTTGGCGATCTCCGCGTCGAGCAGCGGCCCGAACGGGCAGTCGCCGAGCCCCGCGGGCACGGTCAGCAGGGGCGGCAGGGCCTGGAGCAGCCGGCCGCCGATCTCGCCCTCCATCCGGTACGTGCCCACCAGCAGCGCGGTGTCCCCGTCGGCGCGGTCGCCCCAGGTGCGTACGCCGAGCTGCATCACGGAGCCGAGCGGCTCGCCCGCCGGGCCGGTGCACTGCCCGTCGGCGTCGACGGTCACGCGCGGCGGGGTGCCGGGCCGGTCGCAGACGGTGTACGGGGCGGGGCCGCGCGCGATGGCCGCGTCGCCGGGGGTGAGTCGGACCGGCGGCCCGTCCTCGGGTTCGATCCACGCCTCGCCGCGCCGCACGAGCATCAGGCACAAGGGCGCCCGGTCCTCGATCCGCACCGACCACGGCGCCTGCATGACCATCCGCAGGATGAAGGCGCCTTGCGCGCGGGGCCCGTTCAGCAGTCCTGTCAACGCGTCCATGGCGTCGAGCGTAAGCGCGCCCGGTCGTGGACGCACGGACATGCGGACAAGCCTTCGGAACATGGATCGTCCAGGCAGCAGCAGCCAGTCTGGAGCCATGACGGAGAACACGAAGCACGAGACGGTTCTGGTGACGGCGGCGACGGGCAAGACGGGCCGCCGGGTGGCGGAGCGGCTGGCGGCGCGCGGCCGCACCGTACGGGCGGGAACCCGCAGCGCGTCCCGCGACGGCGAGGTCCGCTTCGACTGGGCGGACGCCTCGACGTGGGGGCCGGCGCTGCGGGGCGTGGACCGGGCGTACGTGGCGTACGTTCCGGACCTCGCGGCGCCGACCGCGGCGCCCGCGCTGCGGGAGTTCGG
It contains:
- a CDS encoding RICIN domain-containing protein translates to MGAPEGGPARPGHRPDPAPAPLSPGVYLLRNVASGLVLEVPGGSKGSGAKVRQGPAAAGAAAQQWQLAPVHSGGGLYHLVNVHSGKRLDVTGASTENGATVQQWKANNYGAQEWIVERLLGDPTRNDVVVLVSWVSGLLLEVADGSLAEGAGIRQWEDTDSPSQWWRLEPVTPAPGAGPDPGAGQRPGGGSG
- a CDS encoding AraC family transcriptional regulator, with the translated sequence MDALTGLLNGPRAQGAFILRMVMQAPWSVRIEDRAPLCLMLVRRGEAWIEPEDGPPVRLTPGDAAIARGPAPYTVCDRPGTPPRVTVDADGQCTGPAGEPLGSVMQLGVRTWGDRADGDTALLVGTYRMEGEIGGRLLQALPPLLTVPAGLGDCPFGPLLDAEIAKERPGQEIVLDRLLDLMLIDVLRTWFSRPEGEPPGWYRALADPVIGGALRLLQDEPARPWTVASLAAAVGLSRAAFARRFTELVGEPPMAYLTGWRLSLAADLLRDTDDTVEAVARKVGYSGSFALSSAFKRVRGISPSHHRDADRHRDPGRRRERV